The following are encoded in a window of Bacillus sp. SORGH_AS_0510 genomic DNA:
- a CDS encoding aminotransferase class I/II-fold pyridoxal phosphate-dependent enzyme: MNTQINTPLFDALVKHSQLNPISFHVPGHKNGFINESDASLFYEQLLKLDVTELSGLDDLHSPEGVILEAEQLLTELFQTKESFFLINGSTVGNLAMIMAACSEDDIVFVQRNCHKSVLNALKLARVRPVFLEPEYNEEWKVAAGVRVDTVKEAINLYPHVKAIILTYPNYYGMVYDLEGIIKEAHLHEIPVLVDEAHGAHFIIGAYFPASAVQLGADMVVQSAHKTLPAMTMGSYLHVNSHLVDIIKVKDYLQIFQSSSPSYPIMASLDLARKYLATYSKQDIDALQTSINHFKAELENIPAIKVLAFPNFQGDLLKLTIQTRCGLSGFELQKRLEAEAIYTELADPYNVLLVLPILKENQTYPWGDVVKKMKKVVEDLPYQEHESKHLITNNRISELAIPYRELANLVEVAMPLEQAVGKVCSETIIPYPPGIPLLLKGEEIKQEAVIQLQGLLEKGARFQGGSMLTEGRVKVYIK; encoded by the coding sequence ATGAATACACAAATAAATACACCTCTTTTTGACGCATTAGTTAAACATAGCCAATTGAACCCTATTTCATTTCACGTCCCTGGACATAAAAATGGCTTTATCAATGAAAGTGATGCAAGCTTATTTTATGAACAGCTATTAAAACTCGATGTAACAGAGCTATCTGGCTTAGATGACTTACATTCACCTGAGGGTGTTATTTTAGAAGCTGAACAGCTATTAACTGAACTTTTTCAAACAAAGGAAAGTTTCTTTTTAATAAATGGATCAACAGTAGGCAATTTAGCGATGATCATGGCTGCTTGCTCTGAAGATGATATAGTTTTCGTTCAGAGGAATTGCCATAAGTCTGTATTAAATGCCTTAAAGCTGGCTAGAGTAAGACCTGTATTTTTAGAACCGGAATATAACGAAGAATGGAAGGTAGCTGCAGGAGTTAGAGTAGATACAGTTAAGGAAGCAATTAATCTATATCCTCATGTAAAAGCTATCATTTTAACTTATCCTAATTACTATGGAATGGTTTACGACTTGGAAGGAATTATAAAGGAAGCCCACCTTCACGAGATACCTGTTTTAGTTGATGAGGCTCATGGGGCTCATTTTATAATCGGTGCCTACTTCCCGGCTTCAGCCGTCCAATTAGGGGCAGATATGGTCGTTCAATCGGCACATAAAACACTTCCAGCCATGACAATGGGTTCATATTTGCATGTGAACAGCCACTTAGTTGATATAATTAAAGTAAAGGATTATTTGCAGATATTTCAATCCAGCAGTCCCTCGTACCCTATCATGGCATCATTGGATTTAGCGAGAAAATACTTAGCTACATACTCAAAGCAGGATATAGACGCATTACAAACGAGCATCAATCATTTTAAAGCAGAATTGGAAAACATTCCGGCGATAAAAGTATTGGCATTTCCTAATTTTCAAGGGGACCTATTAAAACTAACCATTCAAACGAGATGCGGTTTAAGTGGTTTTGAATTACAAAAGAGATTGGAAGCAGAGGCAATCTATACAGAATTAGCAGATCCATACAACGTACTCTTGGTTCTTCCTATACTAAAAGAAAATCAAACCTATCCATGGGGAGATGTAGTGAAGAAAATGAAAAAAGTAGTCGAGGATTTGCCTTATCAAGAACATGAAAGCAAACATCTCATTACAAACAATAGAATCTCTGAGTTAGCTATTCCATATCGGGAATTGGCAAACTTAGTTGAAGTAGCTATGCCGCTAGAACAGGCAGTTGGAAAAGTATGCTCAGAAACCATTATTCCATATCCGCCGGGAATTCCATTGCTATTAAAAGGAGAAGAAATAAAACAAGAAGCGGTTATACAACTTCAAGGTCTGTTAGAAAAAGGAGCAAGATTTCAAGGAGGCTCCATGCTTACTGAAGGCAGGGTTAAGGTATATATAAAATAG
- a CDS encoding sigma factor G inhibitor Gin encodes MEVEDVSSFLAHSHYEETCVICENLKPKGIHLYTSFICTDCESDLIQTDTNDPKYKYFLKQLRKITTPEIFS; translated from the coding sequence ATGGAGGTGGAGGACGTGAGTTCATTTTTAGCACATAGTCATTATGAGGAAACGTGCGTTATTTGCGAAAATCTAAAACCGAAGGGCATACATCTTTATACTTCTTTTATTTGTACGGATTGTGAAAGTGATTTGATACAAACAGATACGAATGATCCAAAGTATAAATATTTTCTTAAACAGCTTAGGAAAATAACGACACCTGAAATATTTTCTTAA
- a CDS encoding pro-sigmaK processing inhibitor BofA family protein, with product MEPIVVISVLGGLILLLLFSGAPFKPARFIGQAAVKFLIGALFLFFLNTAGNGYGIHVPINVATSAVSGFLGIPGVFALVAIQQWIL from the coding sequence TTGGAGCCGATTGTCGTAATATCTGTACTAGGTGGTCTGATTCTTTTACTCTTATTCTCAGGGGCGCCCTTTAAACCAGCAAGATTTATTGGACAAGCAGCGGTTAAATTTCTCATTGGTGCGCTTTTTTTATTTTTCTTAAACACAGCGGGTAACGGATACGGGATCCATGTCCCCATCAATGTCGCTACATCTGCAGTTTCTGGTTTTCTAGGAATCCCAGGCGTATTTGCCCTAGTAGCCATACAACAATGGATATTATAG
- a CDS encoding YaaL family protein, with protein MFFRRKGRLRKEYDEKLLIQLSRLKGHWHQEKQLLEKSFDPSEEVICQTKIAEAKYIFLLREAKQRNLTLLK; from the coding sequence ATGTTTTTTCGACGTAAAGGGCGGCTTCGCAAAGAGTATGATGAGAAGCTCTTGATACAGCTAAGTCGATTGAAAGGGCATTGGCATCAAGAAAAACAGCTTTTGGAAAAAAGTTTCGACCCTTCCGAAGAGGTCATTTGCCAAACAAAAATTGCAGAAGCAAAATATATCTTCTTATTAAGAGAAGCGAAACAACGAAATTTAACCTTACTTAAATAA
- the recR gene encoding recombination mediator RecR, which yields MHYPEPISKLIDSFMKLPGIGPKTAARLAFYVLSMKEDTVLDFAKALVNAKRNLTYCSVCGHITDQDPCYICEDQRRDRSVICVVQDPKDVIAMEKMKEFNGLYHVLHGAISPMDGIGPEDINIPDLLKRLQDETVQEVILATNPNIEGEATAMYISRLLKPSGIKTTRIAHGLPVGGDLEYADEVTLSKAIEGRREL from the coding sequence ATGCATTATCCTGAACCGATTTCTAAGCTCATAGACAGCTTTATGAAACTGCCGGGAATCGGCCCGAAAACGGCTGCGCGCCTGGCCTTTTATGTGTTAAGCATGAAAGAAGACACCGTCCTCGATTTTGCAAAAGCACTAGTAAATGCTAAACGTAATTTAACCTATTGTTCCGTATGTGGACACATCACGGATCAAGACCCATGTTATATCTGTGAGGATCAGCGCAGAGATAGAAGTGTTATTTGTGTGGTCCAAGATCCTAAAGACGTAATAGCTATGGAAAAAATGAAGGAGTTTAACGGCTTATATCATGTATTACATGGAGCCATTTCTCCAATGGATGGAATTGGACCTGAGGATATTAATATCCCAGACTTATTAAAACGTCTTCAAGATGAAACCGTTCAAGAAGTCATCTTAGCCACCAACCCGAACATTGAAGGGGAAGCAACGGCTATGTATATCTCCCGTTTGTTAAAGCCATCAGGGATCAAAACAACAAGAATAGCCCACGGGCTGCCTGTTGGTGGAGATCTGGAATATGCAGATGAAGTAACTTTATCCAAAGCGATAGAGGGACGACGGGAATTATAA
- a CDS encoding YbaB/EbfC family nucleoid-associated protein, whose protein sequence is MMRGGMGNMQNMMKQMQKMQKKMAEAQEELGQKQIEGTAGGGMVKVIVTGHKEVVDVQIKPEAVDPDDVEMLQDLVLAAVNDALKKAEELSNNTMGQFTKGMNLPF, encoded by the coding sequence ATGATGCGTGGCGGTATGGGAAATATGCAAAATATGATGAAACAAATGCAAAAAATGCAAAAGAAAATGGCGGAAGCTCAAGAAGAATTAGGTCAAAAACAAATTGAAGGAACAGCTGGCGGCGGTATGGTAAAAGTAATCGTAACCGGTCACAAAGAAGTAGTAGATGTTCAAATCAAACCTGAAGCAGTAGATCCAGACGATGTAGAAATGTTACAAGATCTTGTGTTAGCGGCAGTAAATGATGCACTTAAAAAAGCGGAAGAATTATCAAACAATACAATGGGCCAATTCACAAAGGGAATGAATCTTCCATTCTAA
- the dnaX gene encoding DNA polymerase III subunit gamma/tau, with protein sequence MAYQALYRVWRPQAFIDVVGQEHVTQTLQNALLQQKISHAYLFSGPRGTGKTSAAKILAKAINCERAPVAEPCNECAACRGITNGTIPDVLEFDAASNSRVEEMRDVLEKVKFAPTAVNYKVYIIDEVHMLSISAFNALLKTLEEPPKHVIFILATTEPHKIPLTIISRCQRFDFRRITAHSIVKRMKLIVDETGINCDEDALKMIARAAEGGMRDALSLLDQAISYSQDRVTVEDALTVTGSVSQGFLNKLSKSFLDKDVASGLEALEELLFHGKDPTRFIEDFILFYRDMLLYKTAPNLEESLERVMLDDEFRQMAEVVPTGQIYEYIDFLNKTQQEMRWTNHPRIFLEVAIVKLCQMEGIEREATQPANVDHLLSRIEQLENELQQLKSSGIAVSQQDAPPQQQKVAQRASRKGFQPAVGRINEVLKIATKNDLNQIKGNWGEMRSNLIKSHAALLNDAEPVAASADAIIIKFKHEMICQMAMDRRDFQEAVAATLQKLTGKRFIFLGVPEEQWGPIRESFLNSQHGDEGEDSETKSKEEEPHISEAKKLFGAEFVEIID encoded by the coding sequence TTGGCTTATCAAGCTTTATATCGTGTTTGGCGTCCGCAGGCATTTATTGATGTAGTAGGACAAGAACATGTGACGCAGACATTGCAAAACGCCCTACTTCAACAAAAGATTTCTCATGCCTATCTTTTTTCTGGCCCAAGAGGAACAGGGAAAACGAGTGCTGCTAAAATCTTAGCAAAAGCTATCAATTGTGAACGTGCGCCTGTAGCTGAACCATGCAATGAATGTGCGGCGTGCCGTGGAATTACCAATGGAACCATTCCAGATGTGTTAGAATTTGATGCTGCATCCAACTCTCGTGTAGAAGAAATGAGAGATGTATTGGAAAAGGTCAAATTTGCACCGACTGCAGTGAACTATAAGGTTTACATCATTGATGAGGTACATATGCTTTCGATTAGTGCTTTTAATGCCTTATTGAAAACACTAGAAGAACCACCCAAGCATGTAATTTTTATCTTAGCTACAACAGAACCTCATAAAATCCCATTAACGATTATCTCTAGGTGTCAGCGATTTGATTTTAGACGCATTACAGCCCATTCGATTGTAAAGCGAATGAAATTGATTGTGGACGAAACAGGAATAAATTGCGATGAGGATGCACTAAAAATGATTGCCCGCGCTGCCGAGGGTGGAATGCGTGATGCCTTAAGCCTGTTAGACCAAGCGATATCCTATAGTCAGGATCGGGTAACAGTGGAAGATGCTTTAACCGTAACCGGTTCAGTATCTCAAGGATTTCTGAATAAATTAAGTAAGTCTTTCCTAGACAAGGATGTAGCAAGCGGTTTAGAGGCATTAGAAGAGCTCTTATTCCATGGGAAGGATCCAACACGGTTCATTGAAGATTTCATTCTTTTCTATCGAGACATGCTGCTTTATAAAACTGCACCTAACCTGGAAGAGTCACTTGAACGAGTGATGCTAGATGATGAATTTCGCCAGATGGCAGAGGTTGTTCCTACCGGGCAAATTTACGAGTACATTGATTTCTTGAATAAAACACAACAAGAAATGCGCTGGACAAACCATCCGAGAATCTTTCTTGAAGTAGCCATTGTGAAGCTATGTCAAATGGAAGGTATAGAAAGAGAAGCTACACAGCCGGCAAATGTCGATCATTTGTTGTCACGAATTGAACAACTCGAAAATGAGTTACAGCAATTGAAGTCAAGCGGGATCGCAGTGTCACAGCAAGATGCTCCACCTCAACAGCAAAAGGTGGCACAGAGGGCATCGAGAAAAGGATTCCAGCCTGCAGTTGGAAGAATCAATGAAGTGTTAAAGATTGCTACTAAAAATGATTTAAATCAGATTAAAGGTAATTGGGGTGAAATGCGATCAAACTTAATCAAATCGCATGCAGCCTTGTTAAATGACGCCGAGCCAGTTGCTGCTTCGGCAGATGCCATAATTATAAAATTTAAGCATGAGATGATTTGTCAGATGGCAATGGATCGAAGGGACTTCCAAGAGGCGGTAGCTGCTACCCTTCAGAAATTAACCGGAAAAAGGTTTATATTCTTAGGAGTTCCTGAAGAGCAGTGGGGGCCGATCCGTGAAAGTTTCTTGAATAGCCAGCATGGCGATGAAGGAGAAGACAGCGAAACTAAAAGTAAGGAAGAAGAACCTCATATTTCTGAGGCGAAGAAACTTTTTGGCGCTGAATTCGTAGAAATCATAGACTAA
- the tadA gene encoding tRNA adenosine(34) deaminase TadA — MTVDGNLDEHYMKEAIKEAQKAEELNEVPIGAVIVVGDKIISRAHNLREREQSAVAHAELLAIEQACREIGSWRLEDATLYVTLEPCPMCSGAIILSRVKRVVYGASDPKGGCAGTLMNLLQDARFNHQSEISRGVLEAECGQLLSDFFRGIRERKKLEKQRKKELE; from the coding sequence ATGACGGTTGATGGAAATCTAGATGAGCATTATATGAAAGAAGCGATAAAGGAAGCACAAAAGGCGGAAGAACTAAATGAGGTGCCAATCGGGGCGGTTATTGTCGTAGGAGACAAGATTATTTCCCGGGCACATAATTTACGGGAAAGGGAACAGAGCGCTGTAGCACATGCAGAACTTCTCGCGATTGAGCAGGCATGTCGGGAAATAGGCTCCTGGCGATTAGAGGATGCCACCTTGTATGTGACTCTTGAACCATGTCCAATGTGCTCGGGAGCAATTATTTTATCAAGAGTGAAAAGAGTGGTTTATGGTGCGAGTGATCCAAAGGGAGGGTGTGCAGGCACACTCATGAATCTTTTACAGGATGCACGCTTTAATCATCAAAGTGAGATAAGCCGAGGTGTATTAGAAGCGGAATGCGGCCAGCTGCTTTCGGACTTTTTTCGGGGAATTAGAGAAAGAAAAAAACTTGAGAAACAACGAAAGAAAGAGCTTGAATAA
- a CDS encoding cysteine hydrolase family protein, which produces MENNYPALIIIDMINNFDFSHGPILAKKALQIAKPIKELKKQFNEHNLPVIFMNDHYNLWQADFTKIIDHCRNEYSQPIFDCLLPEEQDYFLIKPKHSAFYETSLSILLAQLKVNSLILTGIAGNICVLFTANDAYMREYQIYAPCNCITSVDTQDNHFALTMMKNVLKAKTEPSHHEIYQHYIIYPSLPS; this is translated from the coding sequence ATGGAGAATAATTATCCCGCACTGATTATTATTGATATGATAAACAATTTTGATTTTTCACATGGTCCCATTTTAGCCAAAAAAGCCCTGCAAATTGCTAAGCCCATCAAAGAATTAAAAAAACAATTTAATGAACATAATCTACCTGTCATCTTTATGAATGATCATTACAATTTGTGGCAGGCTGATTTTACTAAAATCATCGACCACTGCAGGAATGAATACAGCCAACCGATTTTTGACTGTCTGCTTCCTGAGGAACAAGATTATTTTTTAATAAAGCCAAAGCACTCCGCCTTTTACGAAACTTCCTTATCCATCTTGTTAGCACAGTTAAAGGTAAATTCCCTTATCCTAACAGGCATTGCCGGCAATATTTGCGTGTTATTTACTGCAAACGATGCCTATATGCGCGAGTATCAAATTTATGCCCCTTGTAATTGTATTACATCTGTCGATACACAGGATAATCACTTTGCTCTAACTATGATGAAGAATGTATTAAAGGCAAAGACCGAGCCTAGTCATCATGAAATTTATCAACATTATATCATTTATCCTTCCCTTCCCTCATAA